A region from the Nocardioides coralli genome encodes:
- a CDS encoding ABC transporter permease produces the protein MTPKSYADYRKGRIDRLAESTGGDDGGVSLLMSAWRRLRRNPIFIVGAAITSLFVVLAIISPWLAPWDPAATPLLDKVRPQSNPVPGPEAGHPLGADDRGRDLLSRLLVGSRQTLIVGVLATLFGFTGGLILGTLAGAISGWVDSAVMRLVDVMLSIPSLLLAFSLAAMFARPNQWTVIIAIAVIQVPIFARLLRGSMLAQRASDHVLAARALGVKRRAIVFRHMLPNALGPVIVQATLVLAVAIIDAAALSFLGLGNPDDRQPEWGQMLGRAQQFIGSDPHLAFWPAGCIIVVALGITLMGESLREALDPRARR, from the coding sequence ATGACCCCCAAGTCCTACGCGGACTACCGCAAGGGCCGCATCGACCGGCTCGCCGAGAGCACCGGCGGCGACGACGGTGGCGTCTCCCTGCTCATGAGCGCCTGGCGACGACTGCGCCGCAACCCGATCTTCATCGTCGGCGCCGCCATCACCAGCCTGTTCGTGGTCCTGGCGATCATCTCGCCGTGGCTCGCGCCCTGGGACCCGGCCGCCACCCCGCTCCTCGACAAGGTGCGCCCGCAGTCCAACCCGGTCCCGGGTCCGGAGGCCGGTCACCCCCTGGGCGCCGACGACCGCGGTCGTGACCTGCTGTCGCGGCTGCTCGTCGGGAGCCGGCAGACCCTGATCGTCGGTGTCCTGGCGACCCTCTTCGGCTTCACCGGCGGCCTGATCCTCGGGACCCTCGCCGGCGCGATCTCGGGCTGGGTCGACTCCGCGGTGATGCGGCTGGTCGACGTGATGCTCTCCATCCCCTCGCTGCTGCTGGCCTTCTCGCTCGCGGCGATGTTCGCGCGGCCCAACCAGTGGACGGTGATCATCGCGATCGCGGTGATCCAGGTGCCGATCTTCGCGCGGCTCCTGCGCGGGTCGATGCTCGCGCAGCGGGCCAGCGACCACGTGCTCGCCGCCCGCGCGCTCGGCGTGAAGCGCCGGGCGATCGTCTTCCGGCACATGCTCCCCAACGCGCTGGGCCCGGTGATCGTGCAGGCGACCCTGGTGCTGGCGGTCGCCATCATCGACGCCGCGGCGCTCTCCTTCCTCGGCCTGGGCAACCCCGACGACCGGCAGCCCGAGTGGGGCCAGATGCTCGGCCGCGCCCAGCAGTTCATCGGATCGGACCCGCACCTGGCCTTCTGGCCCGCGGGATGCATCATCGTGGTCGCCCTCGGGATCACCCTGATGGGCGAGTCGTTGCGTGAGGCCCTCGACCCGAGGGCCAGGAGGTGA